One Defluviimonas aquaemixtae DNA window includes the following coding sequences:
- the prfB gene encoding peptide chain release factor 2, which translates to MRAETENIVEAIGKSLKLLGQRMDWETAPHRLEEFNAMIEDSDLWSDPDRAQKLMRDRQALMDAVETYQRIERELKDNVELIELGEIEDDKDIVADAEASLRALKEVAAAKELEALLDGEADANDTFLEINAGAGGTESCDWAAMLARMYVRWAEKKGYKVELISESSGEEAGIRSAAYKISGHNAYGWLKSESGVHRLVRISPYDSAARRHTSFSSVWVYPVVDENIEIVIPDNEIRIDTYRSSGAGGQHVNTTDSAVRITHIPSGIVVTSSEKSQHQNRANAMAALKSRLYQLELDKRNAEINAQHDAKGDAGWGNQIRSYVLQPYQMVKDLRTGHETSDTQGVLDGNLDTFMAATLAMDVAGKSRAEAQGED; encoded by the coding sequence ATGCGCGCCGAGACCGAAAACATCGTCGAGGCGATCGGCAAGTCGCTGAAGCTTCTCGGCCAGCGGATGGACTGGGAAACGGCGCCGCACCGGCTCGAAGAGTTCAACGCGATGATCGAGGACAGCGATCTTTGGTCCGATCCGGATCGCGCGCAGAAGCTGATGCGCGACCGTCAGGCGCTGATGGACGCGGTCGAGACCTATCAGCGGATCGAGCGCGAACTGAAGGACAACGTCGAGCTGATTGAGCTTGGCGAGATCGAGGACGACAAGGACATCGTGGCCGACGCCGAGGCATCGCTGAGGGCGCTGAAGGAGGTCGCCGCCGCGAAAGAACTCGAGGCGCTTCTCGACGGCGAGGCGGACGCGAACGACACGTTCCTCGAAATCAACGCAGGCGCCGGCGGCACGGAAAGCTGCGACTGGGCGGCGATGCTCGCCCGCATGTATGTCCGCTGGGCCGAAAAAAAAGGCTACAAGGTCGAACTGATCAGCGAAAGCTCGGGCGAAGAGGCGGGCATCCGGTCGGCCGCCTACAAGATATCCGGCCACAACGCCTATGGCTGGCTGAAATCGGAATCGGGCGTCCACCGGCTGGTGCGAATCTCGCCCTACGACTCGGCGGCGCGGCGGCACACCTCCTTTTCTTCGGTCTGGGTCTACCCGGTCGTTGATGAGAATATCGAGATTGTTATCCCCGACAACGAGATCCGCATCGACACTTACCGCTCCTCAGGCGCGGGCGGCCAGCACGTCAATACGACAGACTCGGCCGTGCGGATCACGCACATTCCGAGCGGTATCGTCGTGACCTCGTCCGAGAAGTCACAGCATCAGAACCGCGCGAACGCGATGGCAGCTCTGAAGTCGCGGCTCTACCAGCTTGAACTCGACAAGCGGAACGCCGAGATCAACGCCCAGCACGACGCCAAGGGCGATGCCGGCTGGGGTAACCAGATACGGTCCTACGTGCTTCAGCCCTACCAGATGGTGAAGGACCTGCGCACTGGGCACGAGACGTCGGACACGCAGGGCGTGCTCGACGGCAATCTCGACACCTTCATGGCGGCGACGCTGGCAATGGACGTTGCCGGCAAGAGCCGCGCAGAGGCGCAAGGCGAAGACTGA
- a CDS encoding DUF2189 domain-containing protein, which produces MVDSVRGPDPLPDIRRVEFSDIGAVFRRGLRDFLRAPWFGIFFSAVYVAGGIVLFKVYTAAGQQWWLAPVVLGFPLIAPFAAVGLYEVSRRIETGEPLGWGDVLSVVFAQRDRQIPAMAAVVIVIFLFWVFIAHALFALFIGLRAFTSGLDFTSLFLSGNGPILLLVGSVIGACFASVLFAVTVCGLPLLLEKEIDFVTAMIHSTRAVLDNLRVMALWGIVIAGLLFLGMLPMFLGLFVVLPILGHATWHMYRRLMGPD; this is translated from the coding sequence ATGGTGGACTCGGTTCGGGGTCCCGACCCGCTTCCTGACATCCGGCGCGTCGAATTCTCGGATATCGGAGCGGTCTTCAGGCGCGGACTGCGCGATTTCCTGCGCGCGCCCTGGTTCGGGATATTCTTCAGCGCCGTTTACGTGGCGGGCGGCATCGTTCTCTTTAAGGTCTACACGGCCGCAGGTCAGCAATGGTGGCTCGCGCCGGTGGTCCTAGGATTCCCGCTGATCGCGCCCTTCGCGGCCGTGGGCCTTTACGAGGTCAGCCGCCGGATCGAAACGGGTGAGCCGCTGGGATGGGGCGACGTGCTGAGCGTCGTCTTCGCGCAAAGGGATCGCCAGATCCCGGCGATGGCCGCGGTCGTCATCGTGATCTTTCTGTTTTGGGTCTTCATCGCCCACGCGCTCTTTGCGCTCTTCATCGGGCTCAGGGCCTTCACTTCGGGGCTCGACTTCACGAGCCTCTTTCTGTCTGGCAACGGGCCGATCCTGCTTCTCGTGGGCAGTGTGATCGGGGCCTGCTTCGCGTCGGTATTGTTCGCGGTCACGGTCTGCGGTCTTCCTCTGCTGTTGGAAAAAGAGATCGACTTCGTGACCGCGATGATCCACTCGACCCGCGCCGTTCTGGACAACCTGCGCGTCATGGCACTTTGGGGGATCGTGATCGCGGGCCTTCTCTTTCTGGGCATGCTGCCGATGTTTCTGGGACTGTTCGTGGTGCTGCCCATTCTCGGTCACGCGACCTGGCACATGTATCGCCGTCTAATGGGGCCAGACTGA